The genomic window CCGAAATCTCGCAGACCGTCCGCCAAGGCCTGGCCGAACACTACGGCTGGGCCGGCTAAGTAGCATGGGGCCCTGGCCCGTGTCGAACGCTCGCCCGTAGCTACGCTCGCCAGAGCGTGGTGCCGCAGTCTGGCCTGGGCAGCGCTCGTCGATGCGCCTGGGGCGGCTGAAGCCTGGACTCCAGCGCTCTGGCTGGCGTCCCACCGCGAACGCGACGGTAGCTACGGCGTGGGCTGGCGGCCCACCGCGAACGCGACGGTAGCTACGATGCGGCAGTTGCGGGCTCAAAAACTATTGTCGGGGCGATTCCCAGCGCCCCGCGTAAAACGTTATCTTCAAGGGCACGACGTACCGTCTTGTTAGCTCCGTTTTCCCCCTCAGCCGTCAGAGCGTGTCCAACGTGTTAGATGTTACTGTCCCCACCGTAGGCGAATCGATCAGCGAAGTTCAGATCGGACAATGGCTCAAGCAAGAGGGCGAGTGGGTCGAAAAAGACGAAGATCTGGTGGAGATCGAAACGGAAAAAGCGTCCGTCCAGATCCCCGCGCCGGCGGCCGGCTACTTGCGCAGCATCCGTAAACAGGAAGAGGAATTCGCCACCGTGGGCGAAGTCATCGCGGCGATCGAACCGGCCGATGCGCCGGCCGACGGGGGCTCGAATGAACCCGCCTCGGCCCCTCCCGCGGCCAACTCACCCGCCGACGGCTCGGCGAGCGAAGACGCTCCGCAGGCCGGCGACGCGCGCGTCATGCCCGCCGCACAGCGGATGCTGGACGACCTGGGGCTGCAAGCCGATCAGATCACCGCCACGGGGCCCGGCGGCCGGTTGCTGAAAGAAGACGTGGTAGCTCACGTGCAACGCGGTTCGGGTTCGCCGCCCGCCGCCCCCACTCCGCCTCCCGCACCGGCCGCCCCCGCACCGGCCGCTCCTGCACCGGCTCGCCAGCCGGCCGTGGGCACCTCGCTGGTCACCTCCGGCAGCGGACATCGCGGCGAAGAGGTCAAGCCGCTGTCGATGATTCGGCGGACGATCGCCAACCGGCTGGTGCAAGCCCAGCAGACCGCGGCCCTGCTGACCACGTTCAACGAAATCAATATGCAGCCGGTCATGGAGCTGCGGAAAAAGTACCGAGACGCCTTCGCCGACAAGCACGGCGTCAAATTGGGCTTTATGTCCTTCTTTGCCAAGGCGGCCGTCGAAGCGCTGCGACGGTTCCCAGCCGTGAATTCGGAAGTCCGCGGCAACAACATTGTCTACCGCCAGTACTACGACATTGGCATCGCAATCGGTGGCGGCAAAGGCTTGGTCGTGCCCGTCTTGCGAAACGTCGAAGACATGAGCTTTGCCGTGATCGAACGCAGCATCGCCGAGTTCGCTGAATTGGCCGGTGCCAATCAGCTGCAGCCCAACGATCTGGAAGGTGGGACGTTTACGATCAGCAACGGCGGGATCTACGGTTCACTGTTGTCGACGCCCATCGTCAATCCGCCGCAAAGCGGAATCCTGGGGCTGCACAGCATTCAAGAACGCCCGGTGGCCGAACGCGGCCAAGTGGTGATCCGTCCGATGATGTACA from Roseimaritima ulvae includes these protein-coding regions:
- the odhB gene encoding 2-oxoglutarate dehydrogenase complex dihydrolipoyllysine-residue succinyltransferase; amino-acid sequence: MSNVLDVTVPTVGESISEVQIGQWLKQEGEWVEKDEDLVEIETEKASVQIPAPAAGYLRSIRKQEEEFATVGEVIAAIEPADAPADGGSNEPASAPPAANSPADGSASEDAPQAGDARVMPAAQRMLDDLGLQADQITATGPGGRLLKEDVVAHVQRGSGSPPAAPTPPPAPAAPAPAAPAPARQPAVGTSLVTSGSGHRGEEVKPLSMIRRTIANRLVQAQQTAALLTTFNEINMQPVMELRKKYRDAFADKHGVKLGFMSFFAKAAVEALRRFPAVNSEVRGNNIVYRQYYDIGIAIGGGKGLVVPVLRNVEDMSFAVIERSIAEFAELAGANQLQPNDLEGGTFTISNGGIYGSLLSTPIVNPPQSGILGLHSIQERPVAERGQVVIRPMMYIALTYDHRVVDGREAVTFLKTIKDVLEDPARLFLEV